Sequence from the Bacillus sp. BGMRC 2118 genome:
ACCTACAAGTGGTCAGGTCTGGATTGCAGGAGAAGAAATCACCAATCCGAAAGTAGATATTTTAAACGTTCGTCAAAACGTAGGTATGGTATTTCAACACTTTCATTTATTTCCACACATGACAGTATTAGAAAACCTAATGTATGCGCCTATGAATGTTAAGGGACTTTCTAAATCAGAGGCAGAGGCAATCGGCCAAGATCTGTTAAAGAAAGTTGGTTTATCAGAGAAAGCAAATGAATATCCAACAAAGCTTTCTGGAGGACAGAAGCAACGTGTCGCAATTGCGCGTGCGCTTGCGATGAATCCAGACGTGATGTTATTTGACGAACCAACCTCCGCGTTAGACCCTGAGATGGTAAAGGAAGTATTAGAGGTAATGAAATCACTTGCTCATACGGGTATGACAATGGCAATAGTGACTCATGAAATGGGATTTGCACGTGAAGTGGCAGATCGAGTATTGTTCCTAGATGAGGGACAACTAGTCGAAGATGCCTCTCCTGCAGAGTTTTTTACATCTCCAAAAACAAAACGGGCACAGGACTTTTTAGAAAAAATGTTATAAGGAAATGGTGATCCTTCGTGGTCACCATTTTTTTTATTTGACTAATGAATGCTTCTTCTTGATATCCTAAATAAATAGTGAGGAGTGTGAATGTATTGAAAATTGGGTATCGAACAATGAAGACAGCAGTTGGTGTAACCATTGCGATCTTTATTGCCGGATTATTTGACTTAGAGTACTATACTTCAGCAGGAATCATCACAATCCTCTGTATACAAGCTACAAAGAAAAAATCTTTGAAAAGTTCATGGTCTAGATTGTTGGCAAGTACTATAGCCATAATTTTTTCCTATCTTCTATTCAAATTATTAGGTTATCATCCTATCACCCTTGGCATTATTATTTTATTATTTATCCCAACAACCGTGTATTTACGTATTCAAGAGGGCATTGTAACTAGCAGTGTCATTATTTTTCACCTGTATAACAAAAGGAGCTTCACCTTTGAATTTCTTTTAAACGAATATGCGATTATTTCAATTGGTATTGGTGTTGCCCTCATCATGAATTTATACATGCCAAGTGTAGATAAGGAACTAAAGAAGTATCAAAAAGAAATAGAAGATTACTTTGCTCGAATATTTAAGGAAATCTCGACTTACTTAAAACAACAAGAATCCACTTGGGACGGGAAGGAATTAACACTTGCTCATGATGCGATCGAATCAGCAAAAAGCTTAGCAATTAGAGATATCCAAAACCACATCCTTAGATACGAGAATACCTATTACACCTACTTTAAAATTCGTGAGAGACAGCTTCAAATTATTGAAAGGGTTTTGCCATTAGTCACATCGTTAACACATTCCAGTAAGCAAGGAGTAATCCTGGCTGAGTTTGTTGAAGATATAGCGAACTCCATACATCCGGGCAATACGGCAAAACGATTTCTACAGAGGATAGATGAGTTGAAAAAAGAGTTCCGGGAAATGGAACTTCCAGAGACGAGAGAAGAGTTTGAGGAAAGAGCTTCCTTATTTCAGCTTTTTAGAGAAATGGAACAATACTTAATTATTAAAAGCTATTTTAAACCTCATTATGAATGAATTGAACAAAGAGGCAAAAACTACAGTTATAGAAATGTGAGGTGAATTTTATGTTTAATGTGATCCTTACGATTCTTCTTACTGTTTCACCTATTTGGCCATTAGGTCCAAATCCATTAGAAGGAGATCCGTATTTAATTGTAAATAAGCGCACAAACCAACTTGCCTATATTCATCATGGGGAAATTAAGAATATATATGATGTAGCAACGGGATATTCGGATGAGCTAACGC
This genomic interval carries:
- a CDS encoding amino acid ABC transporter ATP-binding protein → MIKVQNLHKSFGQLEVLKGISTEIKQGDVVAVIGPSGSGKSTFLRCMNLLEEPTSGQVWIAGEEITNPKVDILNVRQNVGMVFQHFHLFPHMTVLENLMYAPMNVKGLSKSEAEAIGQDLLKKVGLSEKANEYPTKLSGGQKQRVAIARALAMNPDVMLFDEPTSALDPEMVKEVLEVMKSLAHTGMTMAIVTHEMGFAREVADRVLFLDEGQLVEDASPAEFFTSPKTKRAQDFLEKML
- a CDS encoding aromatic acid exporter family protein, encoding MKTAVGVTIAIFIAGLFDLEYYTSAGIITILCIQATKKKSLKSSWSRLLASTIAIIFSYLLFKLLGYHPITLGIIILLFIPTTVYLRIQEGIVTSSVIIFHLYNKRSFTFEFLLNEYAIISIGIGVALIMNLYMPSVDKELKKYQKEIEDYFARIFKEISTYLKQQESTWDGKELTLAHDAIESAKSLAIRDIQNHILRYENTYYTYFKIRERQLQIIERVLPLVTSLTHSSKQGVILAEFVEDIANSIHPGNTAKRFLQRIDELKKEFREMELPETREEFEERASLFQLFREMEQYLIIKSYFKPHYE